The Scomber japonicus isolate fScoJap1 chromosome 8, fScoJap1.pri, whole genome shotgun sequence genome has a segment encoding these proteins:
- the rbmx gene encoding RNA-binding motif protein, X chromosome isoform X2, whose translation MAEADRPGKLFIGGLNTETTEKALEQYFSKYGRIVEVLLMKDRETNKSRGFAFVTFESPADAKDAAREMNGKSLDGKPIKVEQATKPQFESAGRRGPPPVHSRSRGPPRGPRGSRGGPGGIRGPPSRDYYDNSGNVEPFFKGMSSRGPPPMKRGPPVRNGGPPPKRSAPSGPMSRPPMSRDRDPYGPPPPRRDSMMSRRDDYPSPRDDHYSSKDSYSSRDYNSRDSRDYGPPPRDYSYREYSNSSSRDDYGSMSRGYSERDGYSGGREPRSYVDRPSGGSYRDSYDGYGNSRSAPPSRGPPPSYGGSSGSSRYDDYGSSSRDGYGSRDSYPSSRSDPYPPSRGERMGRQDRGPAPPVERGYPPRDSYSSSSRGGPRGGRGSNRADRGMARSRY comes from the exons TTCTTTTGATGAAAGACCgtgaaacaaacaaatcaagAGGCTTCGCTTTTGTGACTTTTGAAAGTCCAGCTGATGCCAAGGATGCAGCGCGCGAGATGAATGGAAAG TCCCTGGATGGCAAGCCTATCAAAGTGGAGCAAGCTACCAAACCTCAGTTTGAGAGTGCTGGCAGGCGAGGACCACCACCCGTACACTCTCGCAGTCGTGGTCCACCCAGAGGCCCCCGCGGGTCCAGGGGAGGTCCTGGTGGTATAAGAGGCCCACCATCCAGAG ACTACTATGATAATTCAGGGAATGTAGAACCCTTCTTTAAAGGGATGTCATCCAGAGGTCCCCCTCCAATGAAGAGAGGACCCCCAGTTCGTAACGGAGGTCCCCCACCCAAGAGGTCAGCCCCATCTGGTCCCATGAGCAGAC CCCCAATGTCAAGGGACAGGGATCCCTATGGTCCACCCCCTCCTCGCAGAGACTCCATGATGTCCAGAAGGGATGATTATCCATCACCAAGAGATGACCATTATTCCTCAAAAGATAG CTACTCCAGTCGGGATTATAACTCCAGAGATTCGCGGGACTATGGACCTCCTCCCAGAGATTATTCATACAGAGAATACTCAAATTCCAGTTCCCGAGATGACTATGGATCAATGTCAAGGGGATACAG TGAGCGTGATGGGTACAGCGGAGGCCGGGAACCACGAAGCTACGTAGACCGTCCAAGTGGTGGCTCCTACAGAGATTCATATGATGGTTACG GTAACTCTCGCAGCGCCCCACCATCAAGGGGTCCCCCACCATCCTATGGTGGGAGCAGTGGAAGCAGTCGTTACGATGACTATGGCAGCAGTTCCCGGGATGGCTATGGCAGTCGTGACAGTTACCCCAGCAGTCGGAGTGACCCATATCCACCTAGCCGTGGTGAGCGAATGGGCAGGCAGGATAGGGGCCCAGCTCCCCCTGTCGAGAGAGGCTACCCTCCTCGTGATTCATACAGCAGCTCAAGTCGTGGTGGGCCACGTGGTGGCCGTGGCAGCAATCGGGCCGATAGAGGAATGGCTCGCAGCAGATACTAA
- the rbmx gene encoding RNA-binding motif protein, X chromosome isoform X1 gives MAEADRPGKLFIGGLNTETTEKALEQYFSKYGRIVEVLLMKDRETNKSRGFAFVTFESPADAKDAAREMNGKSLDGKPIKVEQATKPQFESAGRRGPPPVHSRSRGPPRGPRGSRGGPGGIRGPPSRDYYDNSGNVEPFFKGMSSRGPPPMKRGPPVRNGGPPPKRSAPSGPMSRRKSPMSRDRDPYGPPPPRRDSMMSRRDDYPSPRDDHYSSKDSYSSRDYNSRDSRDYGPPPRDYSYREYSNSSSRDDYGSMSRGYSERDGYSGGREPRSYVDRPSGGSYRDSYDGYGNSRSAPPSRGPPPSYGGSSGSSRYDDYGSSSRDGYGSRDSYPSSRSDPYPPSRGERMGRQDRGPAPPVERGYPPRDSYSSSSRGGPRGGRGSNRADRGMARSRY, from the exons TTCTTTTGATGAAAGACCgtgaaacaaacaaatcaagAGGCTTCGCTTTTGTGACTTTTGAAAGTCCAGCTGATGCCAAGGATGCAGCGCGCGAGATGAATGGAAAG TCCCTGGATGGCAAGCCTATCAAAGTGGAGCAAGCTACCAAACCTCAGTTTGAGAGTGCTGGCAGGCGAGGACCACCACCCGTACACTCTCGCAGTCGTGGTCCACCCAGAGGCCCCCGCGGGTCCAGGGGAGGTCCTGGTGGTATAAGAGGCCCACCATCCAGAG ACTACTATGATAATTCAGGGAATGTAGAACCCTTCTTTAAAGGGATGTCATCCAGAGGTCCCCCTCCAATGAAGAGAGGACCCCCAGTTCGTAACGGAGGTCCCCCACCCAAGAGGTCAGCCCCATCTGGTCCCATGAGCAGACGTAAGT CCCCAATGTCAAGGGACAGGGATCCCTATGGTCCACCCCCTCCTCGCAGAGACTCCATGATGTCCAGAAGGGATGATTATCCATCACCAAGAGATGACCATTATTCCTCAAAAGATAG CTACTCCAGTCGGGATTATAACTCCAGAGATTCGCGGGACTATGGACCTCCTCCCAGAGATTATTCATACAGAGAATACTCAAATTCCAGTTCCCGAGATGACTATGGATCAATGTCAAGGGGATACAG TGAGCGTGATGGGTACAGCGGAGGCCGGGAACCACGAAGCTACGTAGACCGTCCAAGTGGTGGCTCCTACAGAGATTCATATGATGGTTACG GTAACTCTCGCAGCGCCCCACCATCAAGGGGTCCCCCACCATCCTATGGTGGGAGCAGTGGAAGCAGTCGTTACGATGACTATGGCAGCAGTTCCCGGGATGGCTATGGCAGTCGTGACAGTTACCCCAGCAGTCGGAGTGACCCATATCCACCTAGCCGTGGTGAGCGAATGGGCAGGCAGGATAGGGGCCCAGCTCCCCCTGTCGAGAGAGGCTACCCTCCTCGTGATTCATACAGCAGCTCAAGTCGTGGTGGGCCACGTGGTGGCCGTGGCAGCAATCGGGCCGATAGAGGAATGGCTCGCAGCAGATACTAA
- the rbmx gene encoding RNA-binding motif protein, X chromosome isoform X3: MAEADRPGKLFIGGLNTETTEKALEQYFSKYGRIVEVLLMKDRETNKSRGFAFVTFESPADAKDAAREMNGKSLDGKPIKVEQATKPQFESAGRRGPPPVHSRSRGPPRGPRGSRGGPGGIRGPPSRGNVEPFFKGMSSRGPPPMKRGPPVRNGGPPPKRSAPSGPMSRRKSPMSRDRDPYGPPPPRRDSMMSRRDDYPSPRDDHYSSKDSYSSRDYNSRDSRDYGPPPRDYSYREYSNSSSRDDYGSMSRGYSERDGYSGGREPRSYVDRPSGGSYRDSYDGYGNSRSAPPSRGPPPSYGGSSGSSRYDDYGSSSRDGYGSRDSYPSSRSDPYPPSRGERMGRQDRGPAPPVERGYPPRDSYSSSSRGGPRGGRGSNRADRGMARSRY, translated from the exons TTCTTTTGATGAAAGACCgtgaaacaaacaaatcaagAGGCTTCGCTTTTGTGACTTTTGAAAGTCCAGCTGATGCCAAGGATGCAGCGCGCGAGATGAATGGAAAG TCCCTGGATGGCAAGCCTATCAAAGTGGAGCAAGCTACCAAACCTCAGTTTGAGAGTGCTGGCAGGCGAGGACCACCACCCGTACACTCTCGCAGTCGTGGTCCACCCAGAGGCCCCCGCGGGTCCAGGGGAGGTCCTGGTGGTATAAGAGGCCCACCATCCAGAG GGAATGTAGAACCCTTCTTTAAAGGGATGTCATCCAGAGGTCCCCCTCCAATGAAGAGAGGACCCCCAGTTCGTAACGGAGGTCCCCCACCCAAGAGGTCAGCCCCATCTGGTCCCATGAGCAGACGTAAGT CCCCAATGTCAAGGGACAGGGATCCCTATGGTCCACCCCCTCCTCGCAGAGACTCCATGATGTCCAGAAGGGATGATTATCCATCACCAAGAGATGACCATTATTCCTCAAAAGATAG CTACTCCAGTCGGGATTATAACTCCAGAGATTCGCGGGACTATGGACCTCCTCCCAGAGATTATTCATACAGAGAATACTCAAATTCCAGTTCCCGAGATGACTATGGATCAATGTCAAGGGGATACAG TGAGCGTGATGGGTACAGCGGAGGCCGGGAACCACGAAGCTACGTAGACCGTCCAAGTGGTGGCTCCTACAGAGATTCATATGATGGTTACG GTAACTCTCGCAGCGCCCCACCATCAAGGGGTCCCCCACCATCCTATGGTGGGAGCAGTGGAAGCAGTCGTTACGATGACTATGGCAGCAGTTCCCGGGATGGCTATGGCAGTCGTGACAGTTACCCCAGCAGTCGGAGTGACCCATATCCACCTAGCCGTGGTGAGCGAATGGGCAGGCAGGATAGGGGCCCAGCTCCCCCTGTCGAGAGAGGCTACCCTCCTCGTGATTCATACAGCAGCTCAAGTCGTGGTGGGCCACGTGGTGGCCGTGGCAGCAATCGGGCCGATAGAGGAATGGCTCGCAGCAGATACTAA
- the rbmx gene encoding RNA-binding motif protein, X chromosome isoform X4 produces the protein MAEADRPGKLFIGGLNTETTEKALEQYFSKYGRIVEVLLMKDRETNKSRGFAFVTFESPADAKDAAREMNGKSLDGKPIKVEQATKPQFESAGRRGPPPVHSRSRGPPRGPRGSRGGPGGIRGPPSREPFFKGMSSRGPPPMKRGPPVRNGGPPPKRSAPSGPMSRRKSPMSRDRDPYGPPPPRRDSMMSRRDDYPSPRDDHYSSKDSYSSRDYNSRDSRDYGPPPRDYSYREYSNSSSRDDYGSMSRGYSERDGYSGGREPRSYVDRPSGGSYRDSYDGYGNSRSAPPSRGPPPSYGGSSGSSRYDDYGSSSRDGYGSRDSYPSSRSDPYPPSRGERMGRQDRGPAPPVERGYPPRDSYSSSSRGGPRGGRGSNRADRGMARSRY, from the exons TTCTTTTGATGAAAGACCgtgaaacaaacaaatcaagAGGCTTCGCTTTTGTGACTTTTGAAAGTCCAGCTGATGCCAAGGATGCAGCGCGCGAGATGAATGGAAAG TCCCTGGATGGCAAGCCTATCAAAGTGGAGCAAGCTACCAAACCTCAGTTTGAGAGTGCTGGCAGGCGAGGACCACCACCCGTACACTCTCGCAGTCGTGGTCCACCCAGAGGCCCCCGCGGGTCCAGGGGAGGTCCTGGTGGTATAAGAGGCCCACCATCCAGAG AACCCTTCTTTAAAGGGATGTCATCCAGAGGTCCCCCTCCAATGAAGAGAGGACCCCCAGTTCGTAACGGAGGTCCCCCACCCAAGAGGTCAGCCCCATCTGGTCCCATGAGCAGACGTAAGT CCCCAATGTCAAGGGACAGGGATCCCTATGGTCCACCCCCTCCTCGCAGAGACTCCATGATGTCCAGAAGGGATGATTATCCATCACCAAGAGATGACCATTATTCCTCAAAAGATAG CTACTCCAGTCGGGATTATAACTCCAGAGATTCGCGGGACTATGGACCTCCTCCCAGAGATTATTCATACAGAGAATACTCAAATTCCAGTTCCCGAGATGACTATGGATCAATGTCAAGGGGATACAG TGAGCGTGATGGGTACAGCGGAGGCCGGGAACCACGAAGCTACGTAGACCGTCCAAGTGGTGGCTCCTACAGAGATTCATATGATGGTTACG GTAACTCTCGCAGCGCCCCACCATCAAGGGGTCCCCCACCATCCTATGGTGGGAGCAGTGGAAGCAGTCGTTACGATGACTATGGCAGCAGTTCCCGGGATGGCTATGGCAGTCGTGACAGTTACCCCAGCAGTCGGAGTGACCCATATCCACCTAGCCGTGGTGAGCGAATGGGCAGGCAGGATAGGGGCCCAGCTCCCCCTGTCGAGAGAGGCTACCCTCCTCGTGATTCATACAGCAGCTCAAGTCGTGGTGGGCCACGTGGTGGCCGTGGCAGCAATCGGGCCGATAGAGGAATGGCTCGCAGCAGATACTAA
- the rbmx gene encoding RNA-binding motif protein, X chromosome isoform X5: MAEADRPGKLFIGGLNTETTEKALEQYFSKYGRIVEVLLMKDRETNKSRGFAFVTFESPADAKDAAREMNGKSLDGKPIKVEQATKPQFESAGRRGPPPVHSRSRGPPRGPRGSRGGPGGIRGPPSREPFFKGMSSRGPPPMKRGPPVRNGGPPPKRSAPSGPMSRPPMSRDRDPYGPPPPRRDSMMSRRDDYPSPRDDHYSSKDSYSSRDYNSRDSRDYGPPPRDYSYREYSNSSSRDDYGSMSRGYSERDGYSGGREPRSYVDRPSGGSYRDSYDGYGNSRSAPPSRGPPPSYGGSSGSSRYDDYGSSSRDGYGSRDSYPSSRSDPYPPSRGERMGRQDRGPAPPVERGYPPRDSYSSSSRGGPRGGRGSNRADRGMARSRY, encoded by the exons TTCTTTTGATGAAAGACCgtgaaacaaacaaatcaagAGGCTTCGCTTTTGTGACTTTTGAAAGTCCAGCTGATGCCAAGGATGCAGCGCGCGAGATGAATGGAAAG TCCCTGGATGGCAAGCCTATCAAAGTGGAGCAAGCTACCAAACCTCAGTTTGAGAGTGCTGGCAGGCGAGGACCACCACCCGTACACTCTCGCAGTCGTGGTCCACCCAGAGGCCCCCGCGGGTCCAGGGGAGGTCCTGGTGGTATAAGAGGCCCACCATCCAGAG AACCCTTCTTTAAAGGGATGTCATCCAGAGGTCCCCCTCCAATGAAGAGAGGACCCCCAGTTCGTAACGGAGGTCCCCCACCCAAGAGGTCAGCCCCATCTGGTCCCATGAGCAGAC CCCCAATGTCAAGGGACAGGGATCCCTATGGTCCACCCCCTCCTCGCAGAGACTCCATGATGTCCAGAAGGGATGATTATCCATCACCAAGAGATGACCATTATTCCTCAAAAGATAG CTACTCCAGTCGGGATTATAACTCCAGAGATTCGCGGGACTATGGACCTCCTCCCAGAGATTATTCATACAGAGAATACTCAAATTCCAGTTCCCGAGATGACTATGGATCAATGTCAAGGGGATACAG TGAGCGTGATGGGTACAGCGGAGGCCGGGAACCACGAAGCTACGTAGACCGTCCAAGTGGTGGCTCCTACAGAGATTCATATGATGGTTACG GTAACTCTCGCAGCGCCCCACCATCAAGGGGTCCCCCACCATCCTATGGTGGGAGCAGTGGAAGCAGTCGTTACGATGACTATGGCAGCAGTTCCCGGGATGGCTATGGCAGTCGTGACAGTTACCCCAGCAGTCGGAGTGACCCATATCCACCTAGCCGTGGTGAGCGAATGGGCAGGCAGGATAGGGGCCCAGCTCCCCCTGTCGAGAGAGGCTACCCTCCTCGTGATTCATACAGCAGCTCAAGTCGTGGTGGGCCACGTGGTGGCCGTGGCAGCAATCGGGCCGATAGAGGAATGGCTCGCAGCAGATACTAA
- the rbmx gene encoding RNA-binding motif protein, X chromosome isoform X6 — MAEADRPGKLFIGGLNTETTEKALEQYFSKYGRIVEVLLMKDRETNKSRGFAFVTFESPADAKDAAREMNGKSLDGKPIKVEQATKPQFESAGRRGPPPVHSRSRGPPRGPRGSRGGPGGIRGPPSRGMSSRGPPPMKRGPPVRNGGPPPKRSAPSGPMSRRKSPMSRDRDPYGPPPPRRDSMMSRRDDYPSPRDDHYSSKDSYSSRDYNSRDSRDYGPPPRDYSYREYSNSSSRDDYGSMSRGYSERDGYSGGREPRSYVDRPSGGSYRDSYDGYGNSRSAPPSRGPPPSYGGSSGSSRYDDYGSSSRDGYGSRDSYPSSRSDPYPPSRGERMGRQDRGPAPPVERGYPPRDSYSSSSRGGPRGGRGSNRADRGMARSRY, encoded by the exons TTCTTTTGATGAAAGACCgtgaaacaaacaaatcaagAGGCTTCGCTTTTGTGACTTTTGAAAGTCCAGCTGATGCCAAGGATGCAGCGCGCGAGATGAATGGAAAG TCCCTGGATGGCAAGCCTATCAAAGTGGAGCAAGCTACCAAACCTCAGTTTGAGAGTGCTGGCAGGCGAGGACCACCACCCGTACACTCTCGCAGTCGTGGTCCACCCAGAGGCCCCCGCGGGTCCAGGGGAGGTCCTGGTGGTATAAGAGGCCCACCATCCAGAG GGATGTCATCCAGAGGTCCCCCTCCAATGAAGAGAGGACCCCCAGTTCGTAACGGAGGTCCCCCACCCAAGAGGTCAGCCCCATCTGGTCCCATGAGCAGACGTAAGT CCCCAATGTCAAGGGACAGGGATCCCTATGGTCCACCCCCTCCTCGCAGAGACTCCATGATGTCCAGAAGGGATGATTATCCATCACCAAGAGATGACCATTATTCCTCAAAAGATAG CTACTCCAGTCGGGATTATAACTCCAGAGATTCGCGGGACTATGGACCTCCTCCCAGAGATTATTCATACAGAGAATACTCAAATTCCAGTTCCCGAGATGACTATGGATCAATGTCAAGGGGATACAG TGAGCGTGATGGGTACAGCGGAGGCCGGGAACCACGAAGCTACGTAGACCGTCCAAGTGGTGGCTCCTACAGAGATTCATATGATGGTTACG GTAACTCTCGCAGCGCCCCACCATCAAGGGGTCCCCCACCATCCTATGGTGGGAGCAGTGGAAGCAGTCGTTACGATGACTATGGCAGCAGTTCCCGGGATGGCTATGGCAGTCGTGACAGTTACCCCAGCAGTCGGAGTGACCCATATCCACCTAGCCGTGGTGAGCGAATGGGCAGGCAGGATAGGGGCCCAGCTCCCCCTGTCGAGAGAGGCTACCCTCCTCGTGATTCATACAGCAGCTCAAGTCGTGGTGGGCCACGTGGTGGCCGTGGCAGCAATCGGGCCGATAGAGGAATGGCTCGCAGCAGATACTAA
- the rbmx gene encoding RNA-binding motif protein, X chromosome isoform X7 → MAEADRPGKLFIGGLNTETTEKALEQYFSKYGRIVEVLLMKDRETNKSRGFAFVTFESPADAKDAAREMNGKSLDGKPIKVEQATKPQFESAGRRGPPPVHSRSRGPPRGPRGSRGGPGGIRGPPSRGMSSRGPPPMKRGPPVRNGGPPPKRSAPSGPMSRPPMSRDRDPYGPPPPRRDSMMSRRDDYPSPRDDHYSSKDSYSSRDYNSRDSRDYGPPPRDYSYREYSNSSSRDDYGSMSRGYSERDGYSGGREPRSYVDRPSGGSYRDSYDGYGNSRSAPPSRGPPPSYGGSSGSSRYDDYGSSSRDGYGSRDSYPSSRSDPYPPSRGERMGRQDRGPAPPVERGYPPRDSYSSSSRGGPRGGRGSNRADRGMARSRY, encoded by the exons TTCTTTTGATGAAAGACCgtgaaacaaacaaatcaagAGGCTTCGCTTTTGTGACTTTTGAAAGTCCAGCTGATGCCAAGGATGCAGCGCGCGAGATGAATGGAAAG TCCCTGGATGGCAAGCCTATCAAAGTGGAGCAAGCTACCAAACCTCAGTTTGAGAGTGCTGGCAGGCGAGGACCACCACCCGTACACTCTCGCAGTCGTGGTCCACCCAGAGGCCCCCGCGGGTCCAGGGGAGGTCCTGGTGGTATAAGAGGCCCACCATCCAGAG GGATGTCATCCAGAGGTCCCCCTCCAATGAAGAGAGGACCCCCAGTTCGTAACGGAGGTCCCCCACCCAAGAGGTCAGCCCCATCTGGTCCCATGAGCAGAC CCCCAATGTCAAGGGACAGGGATCCCTATGGTCCACCCCCTCCTCGCAGAGACTCCATGATGTCCAGAAGGGATGATTATCCATCACCAAGAGATGACCATTATTCCTCAAAAGATAG CTACTCCAGTCGGGATTATAACTCCAGAGATTCGCGGGACTATGGACCTCCTCCCAGAGATTATTCATACAGAGAATACTCAAATTCCAGTTCCCGAGATGACTATGGATCAATGTCAAGGGGATACAG TGAGCGTGATGGGTACAGCGGAGGCCGGGAACCACGAAGCTACGTAGACCGTCCAAGTGGTGGCTCCTACAGAGATTCATATGATGGTTACG GTAACTCTCGCAGCGCCCCACCATCAAGGGGTCCCCCACCATCCTATGGTGGGAGCAGTGGAAGCAGTCGTTACGATGACTATGGCAGCAGTTCCCGGGATGGCTATGGCAGTCGTGACAGTTACCCCAGCAGTCGGAGTGACCCATATCCACCTAGCCGTGGTGAGCGAATGGGCAGGCAGGATAGGGGCCCAGCTCCCCCTGTCGAGAGAGGCTACCCTCCTCGTGATTCATACAGCAGCTCAAGTCGTGGTGGGCCACGTGGTGGCCGTGGCAGCAATCGGGCCGATAGAGGAATGGCTCGCAGCAGATACTAA
- the arhgef6 gene encoding rho guanine nucleotide exchange factor 6 gives MNPEEQTVTWLISLGVLSSPKKNIADPEEFLKTSLKDGVVLCKLTERLIPGFTPKYCQDPRTEADCISNIREFLRGCSSLKVEGFEPEWLYSGENFGKVLSTLLAVNFATQDCAAERSCSQSGASSPSHSTSSHTLSSAKSKGSLRRQSKSVEMSENGGGGQQMVKARFNFKQNNEDELSFNKGDMILVTRQEEGGWWEGNLNGKTGWFPSNYVREVKPCEKPVSPKGTQLTKNYYSVVVQDILEHEREFVKELQTVLSCYLRPLQASDKLSSADSATLCGNLEEILTFQQSLCVSLEECTKVPEGQQRVAGCYLNMMCQIKNLYLAYCSSHPSAVCILTDHSEELDKFMESQGASVPGILTLTTSLSKPFMRLDKYPTLLQELERHVEEAHPDFADIVKATAAFRSLVTQCQDLRKRKNLELQILSEPVRGWEGDSMKSLGHVAYMSQVHVKNGSSEEKEERYLMLFPNIIVMLSASPRMSGFIYQGRLPLTGTTVTRHVDEADAHYAFDITGSTIERITVFCSTGQELQEWLEHLQPFTKGGSPAGTILKTGEGKPVSIVVTSTHLSHLGSLSRGPLEPPKISKPWSLSCLRPAPPLKPSAALGYKERMSYIMKDSSKSPRPMKKFLPGNRKKERKPSDDEIQTRKSTAALEEDAQILRVIEAYCTGASLHQTTTAVRKECVPQVLLPDEEKIIVEEMKSNGQTVIEEKSLVDAVYALKDEVHELKKENKWMKQFLEEEQKSRKELERVVRKLAKQKNDCTWDDGGH, from the exons ATGAATCCAGAGGAGCAAACTGTAACGTGGTTAATATCACTGGGAGTGCTCAGCTCGCCTAAAAAGAATATAGCAGACCCGGAGGAGTTTTTGAAAACATCGCTGAAGGATGGGGTTGTCCTGTGCAAGCTCACGGAGCGGCTCATACCTGGCTTCACGCCCAAG TATTGCCAGGATCCGAGAACTGAAGCCGACTGCATTTCCAACATCAGGGAGTTTTTAAGAGGATGCTCGTCCTTGAAAGTGGAG GGGTTTGAACCAGAGTGGTTATACTCTGGTGAGAACTTTGGAAAGGTCCTGTCCACTTTGCTGGCAGTCAACTTTGCTACACAAG aCTGTGCTGCTGAGAGGTCATGTTCGCAGTCCGGTGCCTCCTCTCCTAGTCATTCGACATCCTCACACACGCTCTCCTCTGCCAAATCCAAAGGATCTCTGCGCAGACAATCCAAATCAGTG GAGATGTCTGAGAACGGTGGGGGTGGGCAGCAGATGGTGAAGGCCCGCTTCAACTTCAAACAGAACAATGAGGATGAGCTGTCGTTTAATAAAGGTGACATGATCCTTGTGACGCggcaggaggagggaggctgGTGGGAGGGCAACCTCAACGGCAAAACGGGTTGGTTCCCCAGTAACTACGTCCGTGAGGTCAAACCCTGCG AGAAACCAGTGTCTCCTAAAGGAACTCAGCTGACAAAGAACTACTACAGTGTG GTGGTACAGGACATCTTGGAACATGAGCGGGAGTTTGTCAAAGAATTACAAACAGTGCTAAGTTGCTACCTACGACCCCTGCAAGCCAGTGACAA GCTGAGCAGTGCAGACAGCGCCACCCTGTGTGGAAACCTAGAGGAAATCCTTACCTTCCAGCAAAGCCTGTGTGTTTCTTTGGAGGAATGTACAAA AGTCCCAGAGGGCCAGCAGCGAGTGGCAGGTTGCTACTTAAACATGATGTGTCAGATCAAGAATCTGTACCTGGCTTACTGCTCCAGTCACCCCTCGGCTGTCTGCATCCTCACTGACCACAG TGAGGAACTAGACAAATTTATGGAGAGCCAGGGAGCCAGCGTGCCAGGGATCCTGACCCTAACCACAAGTCTCAGTAAGCCCTTCATGAGGCTGGACAAGTACCCCACACTGCTGCAGGAGTTGGAGAGACATGTGGAG GAAGCCCATCCAGACTTTGCTGATATCGTAAAGGCAACAGCTGCATTTAGGAGTCTAGTG acgCAGTGCCAGGACCTGCGGAAGCGCAAGAACCTGGAGCTCCAGATCTTGTCAGAACCAGTGCGTGGTTGGGAGGGAGACAGTATGAAGAGCCTGGGTCACGTGGCATATATGTCCCAAGTCCATGTGAAAAATGGGTCCAGTGAG GAAAAAGAGGAGCGCTACCTAATGCTTTTCCCGAATATAATAGTAATGCTCTCTGCCAGCCCCCGGATGAGTGGCTTTATTTATCAG GGAAGACTGCCACTGACAGGCACCACAGTAACAAGACATGTGGATGAAGCAGATGCCCACTATGCCTTTGACATCACAG GAAGCACGATCGAACGTATTACAGTGTTCTGCAGTACTGGTCAGGAATTACAGGAATGGCTTGAGCACCTCCAGCCCTTTACCAAAGGAGGCAGCCCAGCAGGAACCATCTTAAAG ACAGGAGAAGGCAAGCCGGTGAGCATCGTTGTAACCTCcactcacctgtctcacctgggcAGCCTCAGTCGTGGCCCCCTGGAACCACCAAAAATCAGCAAGCCGTGGTCCCTCAGCTGTTTGCGTCCCGCACCTCCCCTCAAACCCTCCGCTGCGCTGGGATACAAAGAG AGGATGTCTTATATCATGAAG GATTCCAGCAAGAGCCCGCGGCCTATGAAGAAGTTCCTGCCAGGcaacaggaagaaagaaaggaagccCTCTGATGACGAGATTCAAACAAGGAAAA GCACAGCCGCGCTGGAGGAGGATGCCCAGATACTGCGGGTGATTGAGGCGTACTGCACAGGAGCCAGCCTGCACCAGACCACCACAG cagtgCGGAAAGAGTGTGTGCCTCAGGTGCTTCTGCCAGACGAGGAGAAGATCATtgtggaggagatgaagagcaATGGGCAGACAGTTATTGAGGAAAA gagCCTGGTTGATGCCGTGTATGCTTTAAAGGATGAGGTTCATGAACTGAAGAAG gagAATAAATGGATGAAGCAGTttctggaggaggagcagaagtctCGCAAAGAGCTGGAGAGGGTGGTCCGAAAACTGGCCAAGCAGAAGAATGATTGTACTTGGGATGACGGCGGCCACTGA
- the cd40lg gene encoding CD40 ligand — translation MINTYQTSLPAPPVPPRLNRSHPVFIPAQLPSQGHSRTLIRFLVGAVLMHLLLSVGGFIYLYHLHQMDKFHSAEGKAAFLSSENQRTSYKPLARMIVQQRSHKEQKSISGYLEWDMNHSFLRTINYYRYSWLTILEPGDYYVFSRVTFSKGNSELPLVSMVKMRKNETGAEKTMMQAFCSLEIRSVSSSIPRLCTATQGEVITLEKGNQLSVWVQDLSLVDYNEGATAFGMYKV, via the exons ATGATCAACACTTACCAGACCAGCCTGCCTGCACCACCGGTGCCTCCGCGCCTCAACCGGTCCCACCCGGTGTTCATACCAGCTCAACTTCCATCACAAGGCCACAGCAGGACACTCATCCGATTTTTGGTTGGTGCTGTGCTGATGCATTTATTGCTATCTGTCGGGGGATTCATCTATCTGTACCACCTTCACCAAATG GACAAATTTCACTCAGCTGAAGGAAAag CTGCCTTTCTCTCATCAGAAAATCAGAGAACTTCCTACAAACCCTTGGCACGCATGATAGTTCAGCAGAGATCACACAAAGAACAGAAATCCATAT CCGGTTATCTAGAGTGGGACATGAACCACTCATTTCTTAGAACCATCAACTACTACCGCTACAGTTGGTTGACAATTCTGGAGCCTGGTGACTACTATGTCTTCTCTAGGGTGACCTTCTCAAAGGGCAACTCTGAGCTCCCACTGGTCAGCATGGTCAAGATGAGGAAGAATGAGACAGGAGCTGAGAAGACTATGATGCAGGCCTTCTGCAGCCTGGAGATCCGCAGTGTGTCTTCATCCATCCCTCGGCTGTGCACAGCCACACAGGGAGAGGTGATCACACTAGAGAAAGGAAACCAGCTCAGTGTCTGGGTACAAGACCTTTCACTGGTGGACTACAATGAAGGAGCCACAGCCTTTGGGATGTACAAAGTTTAG